One window of the Cryptomeria japonica chromosome 7, Sugi_1.0, whole genome shotgun sequence genome contains the following:
- the LOC131056404 gene encoding putative pentatricopeptide repeat-containing protein At1g68930 isoform X2: MLMRRSSRGYARGGLYEEALEFFGYMKKEDLDWDCTTLATVVGVCANLEAFELGKQLHCRSLKTQFDSNVVVGTALVDMYVKCGSLEGGHRVFNGMSERNVVSWTAMIAGYAQHGNAEKTLKLFPEMLSAGTKADEYTFSIVLSVCGALAALEHGKQLHNHSLKTGFLSHILVGNALVDMYAKSGSIVKGRKAFDEMTQLDVVSWNSIIAGHAHHGYGKEAIQLFEQMQQANVVPNHITFVAVLSACCREGLVSEGRFYFNYMTNHGIAPHMEHYTCMIGLLGRTGHLDKAEELINHMPFEPDFVAWRTLLGACRNHGNIRLGKHVADCIWKIKPQDPGTYVLLSNIYAEAGRWDHAADVRKLMKDRGVRKEPGVSWIEVKNRVHVFTVEDRKHPQTKEIYAKLKELTEQMKKEGYAPDMTSMLLDFEQ, from the exons ATGCTCATGCGTAGAAGCTCTAGAG GATATGCCCGAGGTGGGTTGTATGAAGAGGCTCTAGAATTCTTTGGGTACATGAAAAAAGAAGATTTGGATTGGGACTGTACCACCTTGGCCACAGTTGTGGGAGTATGTGCAAATCTCGAAGCATTTGAACTGGGTAAGCAACTCCACTGTCGCTCTCTAAAAACTCAATTTGATTCCAATGTTGTTGTGGGAACTGCCCTTGTTGATATGTATGTTAAGTGTGGGAGTCTAGAGGGTGGACACAGAGTGTTTAATGGAATGTCGGAGCGAAATGTTGTGTCATGGACAGCTATGATTGCAGGGTACGCTCAACATGGCAATGCTGAGAAAACTCTGAAACTCTTCCCTGAAATGCTTTCAGCGGGGACGAAGGCTGATGAGTACACCTTTTCCATTGTTCTTAGTGTATGTGGAGCACTTGCAGCTCTCGAACATGGGAAGCAACTCCACAATCACAGCTTGAAAACTGGATTTCTGTCTCACATACTGGTAGGAAATGCTCTTGTTGACATGTATGCTAAAAGTGGAAGCATAGTGAAAGGACGCAAAGCTTTTGACGAAATGACTCAGCTTGATGTTGTTTCTTGGAATTCTATCATTGCAGGCCATGCCCATCATGGATATGGCAAAGAAGCCATCCAACTCTTTGAGCAAATGCAACAGGCAAATGTGGTACCCAATCACATTACCTTTGTTGCTGTCCTATCTGCTTGCTGTCGTGAAGGCCTTGTCAGTGAAGGACGCTTCTACTTCAATTACATGACTAATCATGGTATTGCACCTCACATGGAGCATTACACCTGTATGATTGGGCTACTTGGACGTACTGGACATCTGGATAAGGCAGAAGAACTTATTAACCATATGCCATTTGAACCCGATTTTGTGGCTTGGCGCACATTGCTCGGTGCCTGCAGAAACCATGGTAATATTCGGCTAGGAAAGCATGTTGCAGATTGTATTTGGAAGATAAAACCACAGGACCCTGGAACTTATGTGTTGCTGTCAAACATATATGCTGAAGCAGGGAGGTGGGATCATGCTGCAGATGTGAGAAAACTGATGAAAGACAGGGGAGTGAGAAAGGAGCCAGGTGTAAGCTGGATTGAGGTGAAAAACAGAGTTCATGTTTTTACTGTAGAAGACAGAAAACATCCGCAAACAAAGGAGATCTATGCAAAGCTAAAGGAACTTACAGAGCAGATGAAGAAGGAAGGATATGCACCCGACATGACCTCTATGCTGCTTGATTTTGAACAGTAA
- the LOC131056404 gene encoding pentatricopeptide repeat-containing protein At2g13600 isoform X1, producing the protein MLERLSRRTLNSLGNHSHQHIIRSKLLNCNVCNARLAGQFEQKGIIEFSQDVSSSCKHEKRNEPQNFINQGSTLAGSYTYYTLLQDCISMKSLEDGKIVHSHMIKAGHNQEVFAQNSLINMYAKCGSLTGACQVFDKMSDRNAFSWASMTAAYVQTRQFKEALKLFSAMQRSGIHPNEFVFSSVLKACSCVEALEVGNQFFAYIIKIGCQSSSFVGNALIDLYGKCGRFKNARHLFDKMINRNLVSWNSMITGYARGGLYEEALEFFGYMKKEDLDWDCTTLATVVGVCANLEAFELGYAQHGNAEKTLKLFPEMLSAGTKADEYTFSIVLSVCGALAALEHGKQLHNHSLKTGFLSHILVGNALVDMYAKSGSIVKGRKAFDEMTQLDVVSWNSIIAGHAHHGYGKEAIQLFEQMQQANVVPNHITFVAVLSACCREGLVSEGRFYFNYMTNHGIAPHMEHYTCMIGLLGRTGHLDKAEELINHMPFEPDFVAWRTLLGACRNHGNIRLGKHVADCIWKIKPQDPGTYVLLSNIYAEAGRWDHAADVRKLMKDRGVRKEPGVSWIEVKNRVHVFTVEDRKHPQTKEIYAKLKELTEQMKKEGYAPDMTSMLLDFEQ; encoded by the exons ATGTTGGAAAGACTTTCTCGTAGGACACTGAATTCATTGGGAAACCATTCGCAccagcacattatcagatcaaaattATTGAACTGCAATGTTTGTAATGCTAGGTTAGCTGGACAGTTTGAACAGAAAGGAATTATTGAATTTTCTCAAGATGTTAGCAGCTCTTGTAAGCACGAAAAACGGAATGAACCGCAAAATTTTATAAACCAAGGAAGCACTCTGGCAGGTTCCTATACATATTATACCTTATTGCAAGATTGTATAAGCATGAAATCTTTGGAAGATGGAAAAATTGTTCATTCCCACATGATCAAAGCTGGCCATAACCAAGAAGTATTTGCTCAAAATAGCCTTAttaatatgtatgcaaaatgtggaagtttGACAGGTGCATGCCAAGTGTTCGACAAAATGTCTGATAGAAATGCATTCTCATGGGCTTCAATGACTGCAGCATATGTTCAGACGAGGCAGTTTAAAGAGGCCTTGAAGCTATTTTCTGCCATGCAACGGTCTGGCATACACCCAAATGAATTTGTTTTTTCAAGCGTTTTAAAGGCATGCTCATGCGTAGAAGCTCTAGAGGTAGGAAATCAGTTTTTTGCATACATTATAAAAATTGGATGCCAGTCCAGTTCTTTTGTGGGAAATGCACTTATTGACTTGTATGGCAAATGTGGAAGGTTTAAGAACGCACGCCATCTATTTGACAAAATGATTAACCGAAATTTAGTTTCATGGAATTCTATGATTACAGGATATGCCCGAGGTGGGTTGTATGAAGAGGCTCTAGAATTCTTTGGGTACATGAAAAAAGAAGATTTGGATTGGGACTGTACCACCTTGGCCACAGTTGTGGGAGTATGTGCAAATCTCGAAGCATTTGAACTGG GGTACGCTCAACATGGCAATGCTGAGAAAACTCTGAAACTCTTCCCTGAAATGCTTTCAGCGGGGACGAAGGCTGATGAGTACACCTTTTCCATTGTTCTTAGTGTATGTGGAGCACTTGCAGCTCTCGAACATGGGAAGCAACTCCACAATCACAGCTTGAAAACTGGATTTCTGTCTCACATACTGGTAGGAAATGCTCTTGTTGACATGTATGCTAAAAGTGGAAGCATAGTGAAAGGACGCAAAGCTTTTGACGAAATGACTCAGCTTGATGTTGTTTCTTGGAATTCTATCATTGCAGGCCATGCCCATCATGGATATGGCAAAGAAGCCATCCAACTCTTTGAGCAAATGCAACAGGCAAATGTGGTACCCAATCACATTACCTTTGTTGCTGTCCTATCTGCTTGCTGTCGTGAAGGCCTTGTCAGTGAAGGACGCTTCTACTTCAATTACATGACTAATCATGGTATTGCACCTCACATGGAGCATTACACCTGTATGATTGGGCTACTTGGACGTACTGGACATCTGGATAAGGCAGAAGAACTTATTAACCATATGCCATTTGAACCCGATTTTGTGGCTTGGCGCACATTGCTCGGTGCCTGCAGAAACCATGGTAATATTCGGCTAGGAAAGCATGTTGCAGATTGTATTTGGAAGATAAAACCACAGGACCCTGGAACTTATGTGTTGCTGTCAAACATATATGCTGAAGCAGGGAGGTGGGATCATGCTGCAGATGTGAGAAAACTGATGAAAGACAGGGGAGTGAGAAAGGAGCCAGGTGTAAGCTGGATTGAGGTGAAAAACAGAGTTCATGTTTTTACTGTAGAAGACAGAAAACATCCGCAAACAAAGGAGATCTATGCAAAGCTAAAGGAACTTACAGAGCAGATGAAGAAGGAAGGATATGCACCCGACATGACCTCTATGCTGCTTGATTTTGAACAGTAA
- the LOC131056384 gene encoding uncharacterized protein LOC131056384, with amino-acid sequence MELLEDAKNHADCGHRIESLKRLKDIFLQNDSDPALLNQFLSNLTDLQTAPFIPVRKYLAVMIQQIGSKDLETLSQIFPALLPLLNDEAPTVVRQCISSGTVLFRRALDLKNVEADKWLKNLWPWMVKFKDAVYGFAFWQGISGGVKLAAMKFVEIVVLDFTQDSGNNLSVLGPAGGHMEEGGKNLGLMLEQFDVPSSPSSLIIVLINCVAEIAAERPGFCCRILTALLGLDPARYGHMASVRHALKTALLELLRCAHWGALPWRDRLLEFLHALNAGEAATQALRRADRALKKLKAERANRPRDLRGIDSDGVDGVLPGLQNLKVQQQPGCQLDELSSNVDQIKGSSDGISAHVDRTKSSYEGDGVALLQVDREICCPVQQAIGGIAALLAQGHKSGESIERLVRKMDPGLLADVVISNMQNLPCIR; translated from the coding sequence ATGGAGCTTCTCGAGGATGCCAAAAATCACGCTGATTGCGGTCACAGGATCGAATCCCTTAAGCGTTTGAAGGACATTTTCCTGCAAAATGACAGCGATCCGGCACTGCTAAACCAGTTTCTGTCCAACTTGACGGATCTGCAGACGGCGCCGTTCATCCCGGTGAGAAAATACCTTGCGGTAATGATACAGCAAATCGGATCAAAAGACTTGGAAACTTTGTCTCAGATTTTTCCTGCTTTATTGCCGTTATTAAACGATGAGGCGCCGACTGTTGTTCGTCAGTGCATCAGTAGCGGAACAGTTCTGTTTCGGAGGGCTTTAGACTTAAAAAATGTTGAAGCGGACAAATGGCTGAAGAATTTATGGCCTTGGATGGTGAAATTCAAGGACGCAGTTTACGGCTTCGCCTTCTGGCAGGGTATTTCAGGCGGAGTTAAACTCGCAGCGATGAAGTTCGTCGAAATAGTAGTTCTAGATTTCACGCAGGATTCCGGCAATAATTTGAGCGTTTTAGGGCCAGCGGGAGGTCACATGGAAGAGGGCGGCAAGAACCTAGGGCTTATGCTGGAGCAATTTGATGTGCCTTCTTCACCTTCTTCTCTGATAATCGTCCTCATCAACTGTGTTGCAGAGATCGCAGCGGAAAGGCCAGGGTTTTGCTGTCGTATTTTGACGGCTTTGCTGGGGTTAGACCCTGCACGCTACGGTCACATGGCTAGCGTTCGGCACGCGCTAAAGACTGCGTTGCTTGAGCTTTTGAGGTGCGCTCACTGGGGGGCACTGCCCTGGCGTGACCGCCTGCTAGAGTTTCTGCACGCATTAAATGCCGGGGAAGCTGCGACTCAAGCGCTTCGCAGAGCTGACCGCGCGCTTAAAAAACTGAAAGCGGAGCGGGCAAATCGTCCTAGGGATCTACGTGGCATTGACAGTGATGGCGTGGATGGAGTGCTGCCAGGTCTGCAGAATTTAAAGGTCCAGCAGCAGCCCGGATGCCAGCTGGACGAATTGTCTTCTAACGTGGACCAGATTAAGGGTTCGTCCGATGGAATATCAGCACACGTGGACAGGACAAAGAGTTCTTACGAGGGTGATGGAGTAGCGTTGTTACAGGTGGACAGAGAAATTTGTTGTCCAGTTCAGCAAGCGATTGGCGGGATAGCTGCCCTGCTGGCACAAGGACATAAAAGCGGGGAGTCAATAGAGAGATTGGTGCGGAAGATGGATCCGGGTTTGCTTGCTGACGTGGTCATATCTAACATGCAAAATCTGCCTTGTATACGTTGA